From the genome of Marixanthomonas ophiurae, one region includes:
- a CDS encoding MBL fold metallo-hydrolase, with the protein MKLYPIESGNFKLDGGAMFGVVPKSLWNRTNPADSNNMIDMAARCLLIENGDRLTLIDTGMGDKQSEKFFGYYYQWGDHNIDESLKKHGFHRDDITDVFLTHLHFDHCGGAIQWNKDHSGYEPAFKNAKFWSNKDHWDWAVHPNAREKASFLKENILPIEESGQLHFVDKPTGDFAKANEMDFGMLFADGHTDKQMIPHIDYKGKKLVFMADLLPTAGHLPLPYVMGYDTRPLLTLPEKEKFLNQAADNKYYLFLEHDAHNQIITVKHTEKGVRLDQVFTFNELFN; encoded by the coding sequence ATGAAGTTGTACCCCATAGAATCTGGAAATTTTAAATTAGATGGTGGTGCTATGTTTGGAGTAGTACCAAAATCTCTTTGGAACCGGACAAACCCCGCAGACAGCAATAATATGATCGATATGGCGGCCCGTTGTCTTCTTATTGAAAACGGAGATCGCCTAACACTTATCGATACTGGAATGGGTGATAAGCAAAGTGAAAAGTTTTTTGGATATTATTACCAATGGGGAGATCATAATATCGATGAATCTTTGAAAAAGCACGGCTTTCATCGTGATGATATTACAGATGTTTTTTTAACACACCTTCACTTCGATCATTGCGGCGGAGCTATACAATGGAACAAAGACCATTCTGGCTATGAACCTGCTTTTAAAAATGCAAAATTTTGGAGTAATAAAGATCATTGGGATTGGGCAGTGCATCCAAATGCACGTGAAAAAGCTTCTTTTTTGAAAGAAAACATCCTTCCCATAGAAGAAAGCGGACAATTACATTTTGTAGATAAACCAACTGGTGATTTTGCCAAAGCAAATGAAATGGACTTCGGCATGTTATTTGCAGATGGTCATACCGATAAACAAATGATACCCCACATAGATTACAAAGGCAAAAAATTAGTGTTTATGGCAGATCTATTGCCAACCGCAGGTCACTTACCATTACCCTACGTAATGGGATATGATACTAGGCCTTTATTAACGCTACCTGAAAAAGAAAAGTTTCTGAATCAAGCAGCAGATAACAAGTATTATCTTTTTTTAGAGCACGATGCTCATAACCAAATTATTACCGTAAAACACACTGAAAAAGGCGTTCGTTTAGATCAGGTTTTTACTTTTAATGAACTTTTTAATTAA
- a CDS encoding cation:proton antiporter, with product MVELAGIIVLGILAQWVAWKFKIPAILPLILIGLFVGPISTLLSEDGQQWIQPIYNGEKGLFPGENLFYFVSLAIGIILFEGGLTLRRGEITKVGGVIGKLISLGSTVTFIGAGVAAHYVFGLDWRISFLFSALIIVTGPTVITPILRNIPLKKHVSAVLKWEGILIDPIGALVAVLVFEFISVEGDAGYTKQALVEFGKIILIGFSFGISAGYALYFSIKRKFIPHYLLNVVSLSMVLMIFVLSDQFAHESGLLAVVVMGMFLGNSDLPSLKELLYFKESLSVLLISILFILLAANISIEDLLLVYNWKTAILLAVIIFLLRPLAVFLSTAGSSLKTNEKLFISWVGPRGIVAAGIASLFGTKLVNEGVPGAEYITPLVFAVVLVTVLLNAASARLFASAVGVFLKSSEGVMIVGASKVSRLIGTYLQKNNRHVVLVDTNRLNIERAKELGLEAINGNIYSDDLTDNIELNDVGYLLAMTGNDEINKQAILRYGSVFGENGSFRLMNTEERKVKNTLSSTELFSTTHDYVRFTEVARDFPSIQELPIETQSKFMKLLGYIEEEENAVALFVKNDENHIDLIENPQEMEITEGSQLVYLGKPIDFEDIVNATKEEEEKIQEQNS from the coding sequence ATGGTTGAATTAGCAGGAATTATCGTTTTAGGAATTTTAGCACAATGGGTTGCTTGGAAATTTAAGATTCCAGCTATTTTACCGTTAATACTTATTGGTTTATTTGTAGGTCCAATTTCCACATTGTTATCTGAAGATGGCCAACAATGGATACAGCCTATTTATAATGGAGAAAAAGGACTCTTTCCAGGAGAAAACCTCTTTTACTTTGTTTCCTTAGCCATTGGTATCATTCTTTTTGAAGGAGGGCTCACCCTTCGGCGTGGTGAAATTACCAAAGTTGGTGGTGTTATAGGAAAGCTCATCAGTTTAGGCTCAACGGTAACATTTATAGGTGCTGGTGTTGCAGCCCATTACGTTTTTGGACTCGATTGGCGTATCTCTTTTCTATTTTCAGCCTTGATTATTGTTACGGGTCCTACTGTAATTACCCCTATTCTACGTAATATTCCATTGAAAAAACATGTTTCTGCAGTATTAAAATGGGAAGGTATTTTAATAGATCCCATTGGTGCTTTGGTAGCGGTTTTGGTTTTCGAGTTTATAAGTGTGGAAGGCGATGCCGGGTACACTAAACAAGCCTTGGTTGAGTTTGGTAAAATTATCTTAATAGGTTTTTCATTCGGAATTTCAGCAGGGTACGCTTTATACTTTTCAATAAAAAGAAAGTTTATACCTCATTACCTTTTAAATGTGGTTTCACTTTCTATGGTATTGATGATTTTTGTTTTAAGTGATCAATTTGCACATGAATCTGGTTTGTTAGCAGTTGTAGTAATGGGAATGTTTTTAGGGAATAGCGATTTACCAAGTTTAAAAGAGTTGCTGTATTTTAAAGAATCATTAAGCGTTTTATTAATATCTATTCTGTTTATACTTCTGGCAGCCAACATTAGTATAGAAGATCTTTTATTGGTGTATAACTGGAAAACAGCCATTTTGTTAGCCGTTATCATTTTTTTACTGCGGCCACTTGCGGTTTTTTTAAGTACTGCCGGCTCTAGTTTAAAAACCAATGAAAAACTATTTATTAGTTGGGTAGGACCACGTGGTATTGTTGCTGCAGGTATTGCTTCTCTTTTTGGTACCAAGTTGGTAAATGAAGGTGTTCCAGGAGCCGAATATATAACGCCGCTAGTTTTTGCAGTAGTATTGGTTACGGTTTTATTAAATGCGGCTTCTGCCAGGTTGTTTGCTTCAGCAGTTGGGGTTTTCTTAAAATCTTCAGAAGGAGTTATGATAGTAGGTGCATCAAAAGTTTCAAGATTGATTGGTACGTACCTTCAGAAAAACAATCGTCACGTAGTGTTGGTCGACACCAATCGATTGAACATTGAAAGAGCCAAAGAATTAGGCCTTGAGGCTATCAACGGAAACATCTATTCTGACGATCTTACAGATAATATAGAACTGAATGACGTTGGATATCTCTTGGCTATGACTGGAAATGACGAAATCAACAAACAAGCCATTCTAAGATATGGTTCTGTTTTTGGCGAAAATGGTTCGTTCCGGTTGATGAATACCGAAGAACGGAAAGTAAAAAACACACTTTCTTCAACAGAGCTTTTCTCAACTACCCACGATTATGTGCGTTTTACCGAAGTGGCTCGCGATTTTCCTTCCATACAAGAACTGCCCATTGAAACACAATCCAAGTTCATGAAACTACTGGGTTATATTGAAGAAGAGGAAAATGCTGTTGCCTTGTTTGTTAAAAACGATGAAAACCATATCGATCTCATTGAAAACCCTCAGGAAATGGAAATTACCGAAGGCAGTCAATTAGTCTATCTTGGAAAACCAATCGATTTTGAAGATATTGTAAACGCGACCAAAGAAGAAGAGGAGAAGATTCAAGAACAAAACTCATAA
- a CDS encoding S8 family peptidase, producing MNILKTSFMAAASAVVLAGCGSISAPIVSTPIENIDTLPLKTAPLNDEQYKKWGAADLINDTIPGMSVDKAYAEILSKRKGKTVIVGVIDSGVDIEHEDLKNVIWTNREEIAGNGKDDDNNGYVDDIHGWNFLGDIVGENMEYARIVKKLGPKFEGKTDASISAADRESFAFYKKAKAEYEKEKQDAIANKTRYEQILSQVKPAHEAMIKKLGKEDYTAKDLAGIANPTAIEQQQIGMLTQMLSYGDAVPEVVEQLEGGIEYFDGRLDTHFNLEKDFRGVLGDNPDDITDTDYGNNDVDGPDPKKEDAKHGTHVSGIIAGERNNEIGIDGVAKNVEIMVIRAVPDGDEYDKDIALAFRYAADNGAKVINTSFGKYYSTHPEWVREAIEYAASKDVLIVNAAGNEGLNLDETEVYPNDQTKTGAEYVDNVLTVGALNFKYGNELVANFSNYGKSNVDVFAPGVKIWATTPLDTYEYLQGTSMAAPAVAGVAAMIRSYYPNLSAKEVKQVIMDSGLTTKSPVILGGEESNTDNFENISTSGKMVNMYNAFIMADKRSRLK from the coding sequence ATGAATATTCTTAAAACATCCTTTATGGCTGCTGCTTCAGCAGTAGTCTTAGCTGGTTGCGGAAGCATCTCGGCTCCAATTGTTTCAACTCCTATTGAAAACATTGATACCTTACCACTTAAAACAGCTCCTTTAAATGACGAGCAATATAAAAAATGGGGTGCTGCAGATCTTATAAATGATACGATCCCAGGGATGAGTGTTGATAAAGCATATGCCGAAATTTTATCAAAAAGGAAAGGAAAAACTGTTATTGTAGGTGTAATAGACAGTGGTGTTGATATTGAGCACGAAGATTTAAAAAATGTTATCTGGACAAATAGAGAAGAAATTGCCGGTAACGGTAAAGATGATGATAACAACGGGTACGTAGATGATATTCACGGATGGAATTTCCTAGGGGATATTGTAGGTGAAAATATGGAATACGCTCGTATCGTTAAGAAATTAGGTCCAAAATTTGAAGGAAAAACAGATGCTTCTATAAGTGCTGCAGATCGTGAGTCATTTGCTTTTTATAAAAAAGCTAAAGCTGAGTATGAAAAAGAAAAGCAAGATGCGATAGCTAATAAAACTAGATATGAGCAAATATTATCGCAAGTAAAACCTGCTCACGAAGCAATGATTAAAAAACTGGGTAAAGAAGATTATACTGCTAAAGACTTAGCTGGAATCGCAAACCCAACTGCAATAGAACAACAACAAATTGGTATGCTTACTCAAATGCTTAGCTATGGCGATGCTGTGCCAGAAGTAGTAGAGCAATTAGAAGGTGGTATTGAATATTTTGATGGAAGATTAGACACTCACTTCAACCTTGAAAAAGATTTTAGAGGTGTATTAGGCGATAACCCTGATGACATTACAGACACTGATTACGGAAACAACGATGTAGACGGTCCAGATCCTAAAAAAGAAGATGCTAAACATGGTACACACGTTTCAGGAATAATTGCTGGAGAACGTAACAACGAAATTGGCATCGATGGAGTAGCAAAAAATGTTGAAATTATGGTTATTCGCGCGGTGCCAGATGGCGATGAGTACGATAAAGATATCGCACTTGCTTTTCGCTATGCTGCCGATAATGGCGCGAAAGTAATAAACACTAGCTTCGGAAAGTATTACAGCACACATCCAGAATGGGTTCGTGAAGCTATTGAATATGCTGCTTCAAAAGATGTATTAATTGTAAATGCAGCCGGGAACGAAGGTCTTAATCTAGATGAAACGGAAGTATATCCAAATGATCAAACTAAAACTGGAGCTGAATATGTAGATAACGTATTAACTGTTGGTGCCTTAAACTTCAAATACGGTAACGAATTAGTGGCTAACTTTTCAAACTACGGTAAATCTAATGTTGATGTTTTTGCACCTGGTGTAAAAATATGGGCAACTACACCTTTAGATACGTATGAATATTTACAAGGAACTTCTATGGCGGCACCTGCTGTTGCTGGAGTTGCTGCGATGATTCGTTCTTACTATCCTAACCTTTCAGCAAAAGAAGTAAAGCAAGTTATAATGGATAGCGGTCTTACTACAAAAAGCCCTGTTATACTAGGTGGAGAAGAATCTAATACCGATAATTTCGAAAACATTTCAACCTCTGGAAAGATGGTGAATATGTACAATGCATTTATAATGGCCGATAAAAGGTCTCGTTTAAAATAA